A single window of Lutzomyia longipalpis isolate SR_M1_2022 chromosome 1, ASM2433408v1 DNA harbors:
- the LOC129786787 gene encoding alkaline phosphatase isoform X1 has product MYEQDSVELPRRSFETELFLPIRGMSTETDREPGTSTTQQQAPRYYLKSAATNGRGGLNVYVSNRRSSFCEQMQRDGQNSFSFRDFLKSKLFVSILIVGAVFITLICIGFVVMYERDGSVTQTIDVWRDKLTSEQLVWFESGLDELKKALAVQINTKRAKNVILFVGDGMGPVSVTAGRIFKHGEGGKLSWEDFPHMGLLKTYSMDKQVPDSASTATALFGGVKANYHTNGVDSGVLKEDCQASQNKSHHVESILYWAQKAGKGTGFVTTTRVTHATPASLFANVPDRAWECEAKMPLDAKNQGCIDIARQLIEKEPGSKFNVIMGGGRQCLVSGVEDSENDPLDTWSCISEDGRDLIEKWSTDKMEKEQTFAVVQNNSDLENLDVSSEFVLGVFANGHLAYDHERDKGASGMPSLEEMTTAALRVLRKHQKGFFLVVEGGMIDQAHHRGWAKTALSELAAMDDAVAATLKIMARELDETLIIVTSDHAHTLSMNGYPDKGNSIFGVAQNSRIDNIPYTTLTYGTGGPGGYQVEVDGDGKVHRRDPTLDDTEDYKYIQQVAVLTDENIHGGVDVAVHAMGPMAHLFHCVHENSYVAHVISYAARIGRFRDSSAAGAFFDLLGLS; this is encoded by the exons ATGTATGAGCAAGATAGTGTTGAAT TGCCGAGAAGAAGCTTTGAAA CGGAACTCTTCCTGCCAATTCGTGGGATGTCCACTGAGACAGATCGTGAACCTGGAACATCCACCACACAGCAACAGGCACCACGGTATTACCTCAAGAGTGCCGCCACAAATGGTCGTGGGGGACTCAATGTCTACGTCAGCAATAGACGGAGTAGCTTCTGTGAGCAAATGCAGCGCGACGGACAGAATTCCTTCAGTTTCCGGGATTTCCTAAAATCCAAACTCTTCGTGAGCATCCTCATTGTTGGTGCTGTGTTCATCACACTCATCTGCATTGGGTTCGTAGTGATGTACGAGCGAGACGGCAGTGTTACACAAACCATCGATGTGTGGCGAGACAAATTAACTTCAG AGCAATTAGTGTGGTTTGAATCAGGTCTCGATGAACTGAAGAAAGCTTTAGCTGTGCAAATAAATACAAAGCGTGCAAAGAATGTGATCCTCTTCGTGGGAGACGGAATGGGACCGGTATCTGTGACAGCTGGTCGAATATTCAAGCATGGCGAAGGTGGTAAACTATCCTGGGAAGATTTTCCACACATGGGTTTGCTAAAG acttaTTCAATGGATAAGCAAGTTCCTGACAGTGCCTCCACAGCCACAGCCCTATTCGGCGGGGTAAAAGCGAATTACCATACAAATGGTGTGGATTCGGGTGTTCTCAAGGAAGATTGTCAAGcatcacaaaataaatctcatcACGTTGAATCCATTCTGTATTGGGCACAGAAGGCAGGAAAGGGAACGGGATTTGTAACAACAACACGCGTCACACATGCCACACCTGCGAGCTTATTCGCTAATGTGCCTGATCGTGCGTGGGAGTGCGAAGCAAAGATGCCGCTAGATGCAAAAAATCAGGGATGCATTGATATTGCACGGCAGTTGATTGAAAAGGAGCCTGGAAGTAAATTTAATGTGATTATGGGTGGTGGGAGGCAGTGCCTTGTGTCTGGTGTTGAGGATTCGGAGAATGATCCCCTGGATACGTGGTCGTGCATCTCAGAGGATGGCAGGGATCTCATAGAGAAGTGGAGTACGGATAAGATGGAGAAAGAGCAGACATTTGCGGTCGTGCAGAATAATTCTGATCTTGAAAATCTCGATGTGTCCAGTGAATTTGTTTTGGGTGTATTTGCCAACGGGCATTTAGCTTATGACCATGAAAGGGACAAAGGTGCATCTGGAATGCCATCGCTGGAAGAGATGACTACTGCTGCCCTCAGAGTGCTGCGAAAGCAtcaaaagggattttttttagtcgtCGAAGGTGGGATGATTGATCAAGCGCATCACAGAGGATGGGCAAAGACTGCACTCTCGGAATTGGCTGCAATGGATGATGCTGTGGCAGCCACACTAAAAATCATGGCTCGCGAACTCGATGAGACACTCATTATTGTAACAAGTGACCATGCACATACTCTCTCAATGAATGGATACCCCGATAAGGGGAATAGCATATTCGGTGTTGCTCAAAATTCCAGAATTGATAACATTCCCTACACAACGCTTACCTACGGCACAGGTGGTCCTGGTGGCTACCAAGTGGAGGTGGATGGAGATGGAAAGGTGCATCGGAGGGATCCCACTCTCGATGATACAGAGGATTACAAGTACATTCAACAAGTGGCTGTACTCACTGATGAGAATATTCACGGAGGAGTTGATGTTGCCGTCCACGCCATGGGTCCCATGGCACATCTCTTTCACTGCGTTCACGAGAACTCCTACGTAGCTCACGTTATTTCCTACGCTGCTCGCATTGGGCGATTCCGCGATAGTTCAGCAGCAGGGGCATTCTTTGACCTCCTTGGgctatcttaa
- the LOC129786787 gene encoding alkaline phosphatase isoform X3, translating into MYEQDSVESELFLPIRGMSTETDREPGTSTTQQQAPRYYLKSAATNGRGGLNVYVSNRRSSFCEQMQRDGQNSFSFRDFLKSKLFVSILIVGAVFITLICIGFVVMYERDGSVTQTIDVWRDKLTSEQLVWFESGLDELKKALAVQINTKRAKNVILFVGDGMGPVSVTAGRIFKHGEGGKLSWEDFPHMGLLKTYSMDKQVPDSASTATALFGGVKANYHTNGVDSGVLKEDCQASQNKSHHVESILYWAQKAGKGTGFVTTTRVTHATPASLFANVPDRAWECEAKMPLDAKNQGCIDIARQLIEKEPGSKFNVIMGGGRQCLVSGVEDSENDPLDTWSCISEDGRDLIEKWSTDKMEKEQTFAVVQNNSDLENLDVSSEFVLGVFANGHLAYDHERDKGASGMPSLEEMTTAALRVLRKHQKGFFLVVEGGMIDQAHHRGWAKTALSELAAMDDAVAATLKIMARELDETLIIVTSDHAHTLSMNGYPDKGNSIFGVAQNSRIDNIPYTTLTYGTGGPGGYQVEVDGDGKVHRRDPTLDDTEDYKYIQQVAVLTDENIHGGVDVAVHAMGPMAHLFHCVHENSYVAHVISYAARIGRFRDSSAAGAFFDLLGLS; encoded by the exons ATGTATGAGCAAGATAGTGTTGAAT CGGAACTCTTCCTGCCAATTCGTGGGATGTCCACTGAGACAGATCGTGAACCTGGAACATCCACCACACAGCAACAGGCACCACGGTATTACCTCAAGAGTGCCGCCACAAATGGTCGTGGGGGACTCAATGTCTACGTCAGCAATAGACGGAGTAGCTTCTGTGAGCAAATGCAGCGCGACGGACAGAATTCCTTCAGTTTCCGGGATTTCCTAAAATCCAAACTCTTCGTGAGCATCCTCATTGTTGGTGCTGTGTTCATCACACTCATCTGCATTGGGTTCGTAGTGATGTACGAGCGAGACGGCAGTGTTACACAAACCATCGATGTGTGGCGAGACAAATTAACTTCAG AGCAATTAGTGTGGTTTGAATCAGGTCTCGATGAACTGAAGAAAGCTTTAGCTGTGCAAATAAATACAAAGCGTGCAAAGAATGTGATCCTCTTCGTGGGAGACGGAATGGGACCGGTATCTGTGACAGCTGGTCGAATATTCAAGCATGGCGAAGGTGGTAAACTATCCTGGGAAGATTTTCCACACATGGGTTTGCTAAAG acttaTTCAATGGATAAGCAAGTTCCTGACAGTGCCTCCACAGCCACAGCCCTATTCGGCGGGGTAAAAGCGAATTACCATACAAATGGTGTGGATTCGGGTGTTCTCAAGGAAGATTGTCAAGcatcacaaaataaatctcatcACGTTGAATCCATTCTGTATTGGGCACAGAAGGCAGGAAAGGGAACGGGATTTGTAACAACAACACGCGTCACACATGCCACACCTGCGAGCTTATTCGCTAATGTGCCTGATCGTGCGTGGGAGTGCGAAGCAAAGATGCCGCTAGATGCAAAAAATCAGGGATGCATTGATATTGCACGGCAGTTGATTGAAAAGGAGCCTGGAAGTAAATTTAATGTGATTATGGGTGGTGGGAGGCAGTGCCTTGTGTCTGGTGTTGAGGATTCGGAGAATGATCCCCTGGATACGTGGTCGTGCATCTCAGAGGATGGCAGGGATCTCATAGAGAAGTGGAGTACGGATAAGATGGAGAAAGAGCAGACATTTGCGGTCGTGCAGAATAATTCTGATCTTGAAAATCTCGATGTGTCCAGTGAATTTGTTTTGGGTGTATTTGCCAACGGGCATTTAGCTTATGACCATGAAAGGGACAAAGGTGCATCTGGAATGCCATCGCTGGAAGAGATGACTACTGCTGCCCTCAGAGTGCTGCGAAAGCAtcaaaagggattttttttagtcgtCGAAGGTGGGATGATTGATCAAGCGCATCACAGAGGATGGGCAAAGACTGCACTCTCGGAATTGGCTGCAATGGATGATGCTGTGGCAGCCACACTAAAAATCATGGCTCGCGAACTCGATGAGACACTCATTATTGTAACAAGTGACCATGCACATACTCTCTCAATGAATGGATACCCCGATAAGGGGAATAGCATATTCGGTGTTGCTCAAAATTCCAGAATTGATAACATTCCCTACACAACGCTTACCTACGGCACAGGTGGTCCTGGTGGCTACCAAGTGGAGGTGGATGGAGATGGAAAGGTGCATCGGAGGGATCCCACTCTCGATGATACAGAGGATTACAAGTACATTCAACAAGTGGCTGTACTCACTGATGAGAATATTCACGGAGGAGTTGATGTTGCCGTCCACGCCATGGGTCCCATGGCACATCTCTTTCACTGCGTTCACGAGAACTCCTACGTAGCTCACGTTATTTCCTACGCTGCTCGCATTGGGCGATTCCGCGATAGTTCAGCAGCAGGGGCATTCTTTGACCTCCTTGGgctatcttaa
- the LOC129786789 gene encoding ceramide synthase, with protein MKILISLACSIGSMGIAWGSLLSLNISDRISLQRGVFLSSLGFVYFVSLTDFFNRFLLETAKGLEWRKKYHLMVSDVMDITNKLVSAVQASLSCLAGFLVCKSSCNRSFLHASHFASEAYAWFGAAYFFYDLWSMYKVHIHKVLDKLKMVKDQAGNGLKNGNNGHQVFDGRRNGNGNGVCRADGDVECREKEIHDDYGNEISLEARPSFWHYISRQPLMVGHHIFIGSFGLCVIAYLRGGLGDCIFSFIFLMEASTPFVSLRSILSTMGMKSTNLYMINGILMLVTFFIFRILMLPFVFYWYSLTVNLPFIRAVASLPRGCKISICILFLPQIYWFYLILRGAIKVFFPQKVMPTKRNRGEFQKKSTNCVISTDNEAKNQDGKFEENFRILDNDKQKSLTLM; from the exons atgaagattctCATCTCATTGGCCTGCTCAATTGGGTCAATGGGGATTGCATGGGGGAGCCTCCTGTCGCTAAACATAAGTGACAGAATATCCCTCCAACGTGGTGTCTTCCTCTCATCTCTGGGCTTTGTGTACTTTGTCTCCCTGACGGATTTCTTCAATCGCTTCCTCCTGGAGACTGCAAAAGGACTCGAGTGGCGCAAGAAGTATCACCTAATGGTGTCCGATGTGATGGATATTACAAACAA ACTCGTATCAGCAGTACAGGCGAGTCTATCCTGTCTAGCTGGCTTTCTTGTTTGCAAATCCTCCTGTAATCGTTCATTCCTACATGCATCGCATTTTGCCTCGGAGGCTTACGCCTGGTTTGGTGCAGCGTACTTTTTCTACGATCTCTGGAGTATGTACAAAGTTCACATTCACAAGGTACTTGATAAGTTGAAGATGGTTAAAGATCAAGCGGGGAATGGGCTTAAGAATGGCAACAATGGGCATCAGGTGTTCGATGGGAGGCGAAATGGAAATGGCAATGGGGTATGCCGTGCGGATGGTGATGTAGAATGCAGGGAGAAGGAGATTCACGATGACTATGGGAATGAAATTTCACTTGAGGCAAGACCCTCATTCTGGCACTACATCTCCCGACAACCCCTCATGGTGGGCCATCACATCTTTATTGGCTCCTTTGGGTTGTGCGTCATTGCATACCTAAGGGGTGGTCTGGGTGATTGCATTTTCAGCTTCATCTTCCTCATGGAGGCATCAACACCATTTGTCTCGCTGCGCAGTATCCTCAGTACAATGGGAATGAAATCAACAAATCTGTACATGATTAATGGGATCCTCATGCTTGTAACATTCTTCATCTTTCGCATCCTCATGCTCCCATTTGTCTTCTACTGGTACAGCCTCACGGTGAATTTACCCTTTATACGTGCCGTGGCGTCTTTACCGCGTGGATGTAAAATCAGTATTTGTATACTATTCTTGCCACAAATCTACTGGTTCTACCTCATTTTACGTGGAGCAATTAAAGTATTCTTCCCACAAAAGGTGATGCCCACCAAAAGAAACAGAGgtgaattccaaaaaaaatccacaaattgTGTGATCTCAACAGACAATGAGGCAAAGAATCAAGATGGgaagtttgaagaaaacttcCGAATCCTGGACAATGATAAACAAAAATCTCTAACACTCATGTAA
- the LOC129786787 gene encoding alkaline phosphatase isoform X2, with protein MIKMSKIRTIDNTIRAELFLPIRGMSTETDREPGTSTTQQQAPRYYLKSAATNGRGGLNVYVSNRRSSFCEQMQRDGQNSFSFRDFLKSKLFVSILIVGAVFITLICIGFVVMYERDGSVTQTIDVWRDKLTSEQLVWFESGLDELKKALAVQINTKRAKNVILFVGDGMGPVSVTAGRIFKHGEGGKLSWEDFPHMGLLKTYSMDKQVPDSASTATALFGGVKANYHTNGVDSGVLKEDCQASQNKSHHVESILYWAQKAGKGTGFVTTTRVTHATPASLFANVPDRAWECEAKMPLDAKNQGCIDIARQLIEKEPGSKFNVIMGGGRQCLVSGVEDSENDPLDTWSCISEDGRDLIEKWSTDKMEKEQTFAVVQNNSDLENLDVSSEFVLGVFANGHLAYDHERDKGASGMPSLEEMTTAALRVLRKHQKGFFLVVEGGMIDQAHHRGWAKTALSELAAMDDAVAATLKIMARELDETLIIVTSDHAHTLSMNGYPDKGNSIFGVAQNSRIDNIPYTTLTYGTGGPGGYQVEVDGDGKVHRRDPTLDDTEDYKYIQQVAVLTDENIHGGVDVAVHAMGPMAHLFHCVHENSYVAHVISYAARIGRFRDSSAAGAFFDLLGLS; from the exons ATGAtaaaaatgtctaaaataCGTACAATTGACAACACAATCAGAG CGGAACTCTTCCTGCCAATTCGTGGGATGTCCACTGAGACAGATCGTGAACCTGGAACATCCACCACACAGCAACAGGCACCACGGTATTACCTCAAGAGTGCCGCCACAAATGGTCGTGGGGGACTCAATGTCTACGTCAGCAATAGACGGAGTAGCTTCTGTGAGCAAATGCAGCGCGACGGACAGAATTCCTTCAGTTTCCGGGATTTCCTAAAATCCAAACTCTTCGTGAGCATCCTCATTGTTGGTGCTGTGTTCATCACACTCATCTGCATTGGGTTCGTAGTGATGTACGAGCGAGACGGCAGTGTTACACAAACCATCGATGTGTGGCGAGACAAATTAACTTCAG AGCAATTAGTGTGGTTTGAATCAGGTCTCGATGAACTGAAGAAAGCTTTAGCTGTGCAAATAAATACAAAGCGTGCAAAGAATGTGATCCTCTTCGTGGGAGACGGAATGGGACCGGTATCTGTGACAGCTGGTCGAATATTCAAGCATGGCGAAGGTGGTAAACTATCCTGGGAAGATTTTCCACACATGGGTTTGCTAAAG acttaTTCAATGGATAAGCAAGTTCCTGACAGTGCCTCCACAGCCACAGCCCTATTCGGCGGGGTAAAAGCGAATTACCATACAAATGGTGTGGATTCGGGTGTTCTCAAGGAAGATTGTCAAGcatcacaaaataaatctcatcACGTTGAATCCATTCTGTATTGGGCACAGAAGGCAGGAAAGGGAACGGGATTTGTAACAACAACACGCGTCACACATGCCACACCTGCGAGCTTATTCGCTAATGTGCCTGATCGTGCGTGGGAGTGCGAAGCAAAGATGCCGCTAGATGCAAAAAATCAGGGATGCATTGATATTGCACGGCAGTTGATTGAAAAGGAGCCTGGAAGTAAATTTAATGTGATTATGGGTGGTGGGAGGCAGTGCCTTGTGTCTGGTGTTGAGGATTCGGAGAATGATCCCCTGGATACGTGGTCGTGCATCTCAGAGGATGGCAGGGATCTCATAGAGAAGTGGAGTACGGATAAGATGGAGAAAGAGCAGACATTTGCGGTCGTGCAGAATAATTCTGATCTTGAAAATCTCGATGTGTCCAGTGAATTTGTTTTGGGTGTATTTGCCAACGGGCATTTAGCTTATGACCATGAAAGGGACAAAGGTGCATCTGGAATGCCATCGCTGGAAGAGATGACTACTGCTGCCCTCAGAGTGCTGCGAAAGCAtcaaaagggattttttttagtcgtCGAAGGTGGGATGATTGATCAAGCGCATCACAGAGGATGGGCAAAGACTGCACTCTCGGAATTGGCTGCAATGGATGATGCTGTGGCAGCCACACTAAAAATCATGGCTCGCGAACTCGATGAGACACTCATTATTGTAACAAGTGACCATGCACATACTCTCTCAATGAATGGATACCCCGATAAGGGGAATAGCATATTCGGTGTTGCTCAAAATTCCAGAATTGATAACATTCCCTACACAACGCTTACCTACGGCACAGGTGGTCCTGGTGGCTACCAAGTGGAGGTGGATGGAGATGGAAAGGTGCATCGGAGGGATCCCACTCTCGATGATACAGAGGATTACAAGTACATTCAACAAGTGGCTGTACTCACTGATGAGAATATTCACGGAGGAGTTGATGTTGCCGTCCACGCCATGGGTCCCATGGCACATCTCTTTCACTGCGTTCACGAGAACTCCTACGTAGCTCACGTTATTTCCTACGCTGCTCGCATTGGGCGATTCCGCGATAGTTCAGCAGCAGGGGCATTCTTTGACCTCCTTGGgctatcttaa
- the LOC129786787 gene encoding alkaline phosphatase isoform X4 → MSTETDREPGTSTTQQQAPRYYLKSAATNGRGGLNVYVSNRRSSFCEQMQRDGQNSFSFRDFLKSKLFVSILIVGAVFITLICIGFVVMYERDGSVTQTIDVWRDKLTSEQLVWFESGLDELKKALAVQINTKRAKNVILFVGDGMGPVSVTAGRIFKHGEGGKLSWEDFPHMGLLKTYSMDKQVPDSASTATALFGGVKANYHTNGVDSGVLKEDCQASQNKSHHVESILYWAQKAGKGTGFVTTTRVTHATPASLFANVPDRAWECEAKMPLDAKNQGCIDIARQLIEKEPGSKFNVIMGGGRQCLVSGVEDSENDPLDTWSCISEDGRDLIEKWSTDKMEKEQTFAVVQNNSDLENLDVSSEFVLGVFANGHLAYDHERDKGASGMPSLEEMTTAALRVLRKHQKGFFLVVEGGMIDQAHHRGWAKTALSELAAMDDAVAATLKIMARELDETLIIVTSDHAHTLSMNGYPDKGNSIFGVAQNSRIDNIPYTTLTYGTGGPGGYQVEVDGDGKVHRRDPTLDDTEDYKYIQQVAVLTDENIHGGVDVAVHAMGPMAHLFHCVHENSYVAHVISYAARIGRFRDSSAAGAFFDLLGLS, encoded by the exons ATGTCCACTGAGACAGATCGTGAACCTGGAACATCCACCACACAGCAACAGGCACCACGGTATTACCTCAAGAGTGCCGCCACAAATGGTCGTGGGGGACTCAATGTCTACGTCAGCAATAGACGGAGTAGCTTCTGTGAGCAAATGCAGCGCGACGGACAGAATTCCTTCAGTTTCCGGGATTTCCTAAAATCCAAACTCTTCGTGAGCATCCTCATTGTTGGTGCTGTGTTCATCACACTCATCTGCATTGGGTTCGTAGTGATGTACGAGCGAGACGGCAGTGTTACACAAACCATCGATGTGTGGCGAGACAAATTAACTTCAG AGCAATTAGTGTGGTTTGAATCAGGTCTCGATGAACTGAAGAAAGCTTTAGCTGTGCAAATAAATACAAAGCGTGCAAAGAATGTGATCCTCTTCGTGGGAGACGGAATGGGACCGGTATCTGTGACAGCTGGTCGAATATTCAAGCATGGCGAAGGTGGTAAACTATCCTGGGAAGATTTTCCACACATGGGTTTGCTAAAG acttaTTCAATGGATAAGCAAGTTCCTGACAGTGCCTCCACAGCCACAGCCCTATTCGGCGGGGTAAAAGCGAATTACCATACAAATGGTGTGGATTCGGGTGTTCTCAAGGAAGATTGTCAAGcatcacaaaataaatctcatcACGTTGAATCCATTCTGTATTGGGCACAGAAGGCAGGAAAGGGAACGGGATTTGTAACAACAACACGCGTCACACATGCCACACCTGCGAGCTTATTCGCTAATGTGCCTGATCGTGCGTGGGAGTGCGAAGCAAAGATGCCGCTAGATGCAAAAAATCAGGGATGCATTGATATTGCACGGCAGTTGATTGAAAAGGAGCCTGGAAGTAAATTTAATGTGATTATGGGTGGTGGGAGGCAGTGCCTTGTGTCTGGTGTTGAGGATTCGGAGAATGATCCCCTGGATACGTGGTCGTGCATCTCAGAGGATGGCAGGGATCTCATAGAGAAGTGGAGTACGGATAAGATGGAGAAAGAGCAGACATTTGCGGTCGTGCAGAATAATTCTGATCTTGAAAATCTCGATGTGTCCAGTGAATTTGTTTTGGGTGTATTTGCCAACGGGCATTTAGCTTATGACCATGAAAGGGACAAAGGTGCATCTGGAATGCCATCGCTGGAAGAGATGACTACTGCTGCCCTCAGAGTGCTGCGAAAGCAtcaaaagggattttttttagtcgtCGAAGGTGGGATGATTGATCAAGCGCATCACAGAGGATGGGCAAAGACTGCACTCTCGGAATTGGCTGCAATGGATGATGCTGTGGCAGCCACACTAAAAATCATGGCTCGCGAACTCGATGAGACACTCATTATTGTAACAAGTGACCATGCACATACTCTCTCAATGAATGGATACCCCGATAAGGGGAATAGCATATTCGGTGTTGCTCAAAATTCCAGAATTGATAACATTCCCTACACAACGCTTACCTACGGCACAGGTGGTCCTGGTGGCTACCAAGTGGAGGTGGATGGAGATGGAAAGGTGCATCGGAGGGATCCCACTCTCGATGATACAGAGGATTACAAGTACATTCAACAAGTGGCTGTACTCACTGATGAGAATATTCACGGAGGAGTTGATGTTGCCGTCCACGCCATGGGTCCCATGGCACATCTCTTTCACTGCGTTCACGAGAACTCCTACGTAGCTCACGTTATTTCCTACGCTGCTCGCATTGGGCGATTCCGCGATAGTTCAGCAGCAGGGGCATTCTTTGACCTCCTTGGgctatcttaa